The Methanoculleus taiwanensis nucleotide sequence GACGGCAAAGCCGCCGGTGCGTTCGAGGTAGAGTTTGGTTACTTCGAGCAGCGCCGGTTCGTCGTCGACGTATAGAACAGGGATAGGCTCGGCACCTGCAGTATCGGGCATGGCGGTCTTCCGTAGTTAGAATAAAATCTTTTCACTACTTAAGTGCTCTTATACGAACCCCGGTGCGAGCGTGCCCTGTGCGGTGAACAGACCCCTCTCCGCAGGGAATGCCGCCCATGGGCGTCTGCCGGTGGGTGAGCCCTCTTGGTACACAGCGCCGCTGCGTCCCGGGAAGACGGCCGGAACAAAGAGAAGAGTATTCGGCTCTTGAACGACAGACATAGTTCATGGATGAACGTGTGGCGGAGATCCGGGAGCATGTCAGGACGGTGTATCAGGACTCGGGGGCACACGGATTTGACCATACCGTCCGGGTCACCCGGCTCTGCGAGCTGCTCGGCGCCCGTGAAGGTGCGAATATGGGCGTTCTCATCCCGGCCGCTCTCTTTCACGACATCGCACGGCCGCTCGAGGAGAAGGAGGGTCTTCCCCATGAAGAGGAGGGGGCGAGGATGGCGGAGTCATACCTCCGGTCGATGGACTACCCGGGCGATCTCATTCCCGGCATCGCTCACGCCATCCGGGCACACCGGTACAGCACGGGCGCGGCGCCCGAGACGCTTGAGGCACAGATCCTCTCGGACGCGGACAAGCTGGATGCGATGGGCGCCGTCGGTATCGCCAGGACGTTCATGCAGGCGGGGGAGCGCGGAGGCGGTATTGCCGACGCCACTGCCCATTTCCACGAAAAGCTCCTGCAGTTACAGAGGTGCATGTACACTGAGAGTGCCCGGAGTATTGCCGGGCGCAGGCATGCGTTCCTGACCGCGTTCCTCGAGGCACTCGACGACGAGATGAACGGCCACCTCCCGCGGCTGTGAAGACCGTTCCCGGAATCTGATATACATCGGAGCAATGTACACCATATGGTCTCTGCAACCTCCCGGATAACGATATCATTCGCGCTTCTCGCCCTGATCGTCACTGCCGGCGTTCTCGGCGTGATGGTGACCGAAGGCCTCTCATGGATCGATGCCGTCTACTTCGTCGTCGTCACCATCGCGACGGTCGGCTACGGGGATATCGCGCCGGCGACCGGTGCCGGACGGCTGGTGGCGGTCCTGCTCATCGTCGCCGGGGTCGGGACATTCGTCTCGGTCTTCGCAACCGTCGTCGAGAGCCTTGTATCGCAGAATGAGCGGCAGGCACGCATCCGGAAGATCAACATGATCCTCGGCATCTTCTACAGCGAGGCCGGAACCGAGATCCTCACGGCCTTCGCCCGTCTTGACCCGGATGCCGAAGATATCCGGGAGCAGCTTGCCGTCCGCGGAGATTCGGATACGGAAGACTTCAGGCGGATCCGGCAGTGCCTCGCCGGCCACCGGTACGCCGTCGACGGGTCCGCGGCGGATCTTGCAGGGCTGGCGCAGCTCCTCGAAGGGAAGAAGGAGTTTCTCCTGCGGCTCATGGAGAACCCGGCTATCTTCGAGCACGATGCGTTCACCGATCTTCTGCATGCGGTCTTCCACCTGCGGGAGGAACTCATGCTCCGCGACGATCTCGCGACACTTCCCGAGGCCGACCGTGCCCACCTGACGGGTGACATCTCCCGGGCATACCGGCTTTTAGCCCTCGAATGGCTCGGCTACCTGCGGCACCTGCAGACAACGTACCCGTATCTCTTCTCGCTTGCAGTCCGGAGAAACCCGTTCGATGATCGTGCCTCTCCGACGGTCCGGTGAGCGAGATCGAGGATGCCCGGGTCACGAGCGGCTCCTTCACTCCCACTGTAGGCGGTCGGCGTTCCCGGAGCTCCGGAGACTTCTGCACCTCTCCGATGCTATCGCGGCCCATCACCGTATACGTTTTCCGTATCACGCTCTTTCCCACAGCTTCCCCCGACCCGGTGCAAAACCGCTCCGGGAGATCGGAAACCGCGGCACTACCGGGGGAGAACGCGCACGCAGGCGAATAGAAAGGGTGATATGTGCGTCAGACAGTATTTCTGTAGTGAATATGGAAAAGACCTCATATCTGGATATCTATGACGAATTCCGTGAAGAAATTCAGGCTATCTTCCGATCGAGGCTTTTAACCCAGATGCTGGTTGCGCTCGGGGGCGGAAGCAGATCCCTCTCCGATCTTCGTGACATCACCGGCAGTTCCTCACAGGCGCTCATCCCCAAGATCCGGCAGCTGGAGTCGGCTCACTACATCGAATCCGAGCGAGGAGATTACACGCTCTCGCCGCTCGGCAGGATTGTGGAACCCGAGATCGAGCGGCTGGTAACGTTGATGGGAGTGCTTCAGCGCCACCGGGACTTCTGGATACAGCATGATATCGAGAGCATCCCGCCGGTGCTCCTGAAAGAGATCGGCGACCTCTACAACTCGGATATTGTCAGGGACGTTGAGGAGAACATATTTGCCGTATATACCACATTTTTGAATGTCCTGCAGAACGCGAAGTGGGTACATGCCGTATCCTCGATCATGAGTCCTGCTCACGCCGAAGCGATGATGGGTGCGGCGCGACAGGGTAAACCGGTTGAACTGGTTGTTTCTGCAGACCTTGCCGGCAAGTTAACCGCCGAGCCGTATATTGACATGCTGAAGTCCCTGGCCGATTACCGGGACTTCAGGATCTATGTTTCTCCGGTTTCTGTCAGGCTTGGAATGACCGTAGCCGACGGCTGCCTGTCGTTAGGGTTTTATAAACGGGGAACCGACGCCTACGACGCGGCCGTAGATCTCATCAGCCTCGATCCGACGGCGATTGCCTGGGGTGAACGGCTGTTCCAGCACTATAAGCAGCGATCCGAGCCGCTGGTGTACAATCTCTGAAATAACATCTTTATTCCCTCAATTGCTGGATTGGGGCTCTTAATTTCTCTATTCTATGAGCCCCGGCAGTGAATCTTTTCCGACGGATTAATCCGATCGATGAATTTTCATTGTCATAATAAATGTTAACCCGTCTTCTGAAAACTATGCATGTTCGAGACTGCATATCAGCCCGAAACAAACCTGATTGATTTCCGGGGGATTATTCAACCTCTGGTGTACAGTTCTGCGTACCTATCGCTTGCCGGAGCGGCAATGGTGTGGATCTCCTGTGCCATGCAGGGTCTCGCCTTTGACCCCGTCGCCGCAGGCATCATGGTGCTCGTCACCTTCTCCATCTACAACCTGAACCGGAAGACGGACGAGAGCGAGGATGCCATCAACCATGCCGAACGCTACGCATTTACGAAAAAGTACGGGCGTTTCCTCTTCTATTCTGCAATCGCTGCGTATGGTATTGCTCTTCTGGTATCCGTTCTTCAGGGTTTCGACAGCCTCCTTATCACGGCCATACCGCTTATCGGCGGGGTCATCTACAGTATCCCGCTCCTCCC carries:
- a CDS encoding potassium channel family protein, which encodes MVSATSRITISFALLALIVTAGVLGVMVTEGLSWIDAVYFVVVTIATVGYGDIAPATGAGRLVAVLLIVAGVGTFVSVFATVVESLVSQNERQARIRKINMILGIFYSEAGTEILTAFARLDPDAEDIREQLAVRGDSDTEDFRRIRQCLAGHRYAVDGSAADLAGLAQLLEGKKEFLLRLMENPAIFEHDAFTDLLHAVFHLREELMLRDDLATLPEADRAHLTGDISRAYRLLALEWLGYLRHLQTTYPYLFSLAVRRNPFDDRASPTVR
- a CDS encoding HD domain-containing protein; protein product: MDERVAEIREHVRTVYQDSGAHGFDHTVRVTRLCELLGAREGANMGVLIPAALFHDIARPLEEKEGLPHEEEGARMAESYLRSMDYPGDLIPGIAHAIRAHRYSTGAAPETLEAQILSDADKLDAMGAVGIARTFMQAGERGGGIADATAHFHEKLLQLQRCMYTESARSIAGRRHAFLTAFLEALDDEMNGHLPRL
- a CDS encoding helix-turn-helix transcriptional regulator, coding for MEKTSYLDIYDEFREEIQAIFRSRLLTQMLVALGGGSRSLSDLRDITGSSSQALIPKIRQLESAHYIESERGDYTLSPLGRIVEPEIERLVTLMGVLQRHRDFWIQHDIESIPPVLLKEIGDLYNSDIVRDVEENIFAVYTTFLNVLQNAKWVHAVSSIMSPAHAEAMMGAARQGKPVELVVSADLAGKLTAEPYIDMLKSLADYRDFRIYVSPVSVRLGMTVADGCLSLGFYKRGTDAYDAAVDLISLDPTAIAWGERLFQHYKQRSEPLVYNL